From one Acipenser ruthenus unplaced genomic scaffold, fAciRut3.2 maternal haplotype, whole genome shotgun sequence genomic stretch:
- the LOC131728235 gene encoding nanos homolog 3-like has protein sequence MDRGNQSFDVWKDYFGLAELLQETRTRGAAGSKPGPEPSAGAAAGMAATQPDRGTKQQSASEVKSPALNQPDPTDRVSKLCVFCKKNGESRKVYNGHSFKDGDKVLCPYLRRYKCPRCGATGDQAHTKRYCPQRNTDYHGPLQRSETGKAPGGCPPSVIPHKYI, from the coding sequence ATGGACCGCGGTAACCAGAGCTTCGACGTTTGGAAAGACTACTTCGGTCTGGCCGAACTGCTGCAGGAAACGAGGACTCGTGGCGCTGCTGGAAGCAAGCCGGGTCCCGAACCGAGTGCCGGTGCTGCAGCCGGCATGGCGGCGACACAGCCCGACCGCGGTACGAAGCAGCAGAGCGCTTCAGAAGTCAAGTCGCCGGCGCTAAACCAACCCGACCCGACGGACAGAGTAAGCAAGTTATGCGTTTTTTGCAAAAAGAACGGGGAGTCCAGAAAGGTCTACAACGGCCACAGCTTTAAGGATGGTGACAAAGTGTTGTGCCCCTATCTTAGACGCTACAAGTGCCCGCGTTGCGGTGCCACCGGAGATCAAGCGCACACGAAGCGCTACTGCCCGCAGCGTAACACAGACTACCACGGCCCGCTACAGAGAAGCGAGACGGGCAAGGCGCCAGGGGGGTGCCCCCCTTCAGTGATACCCCACAAATATATTTGA